From Quercus lobata isolate SW786 chromosome 1, ValleyOak3.0 Primary Assembly, whole genome shotgun sequence, one genomic window encodes:
- the LOC115988956 gene encoding 40S ribosomal protein S23 — MGKTRGMGAGRKLKSHRRRQRWADKSYKKSHLGNEWKKPFAGSSHAKGIVLEKIGIEAKQPNSAIRKCARVQLIKNGKKIAAFVPNDGCLNYIEENDEVLIAGFGRKGHAVGDIPGVRFKVVKVSGVSLLALFKEKKEKPRS; from the exons ATGGG GAAGACACGTGGAATGGGAGCTGGTCGTAAGCTTAAGTCCCACCGCAGAAGGCAAAGGTGGGCTGACAAGTCATACAAGAAGTCCCACCTTGGCAATGAATGGAAGAAACCTTTTGCTGGATCCTCACATGCTAAGGGCATTGTTCTTGAAAAAAT TGGTATTGAGGCTAAGCAGCCAAACTCCGCTATTAGAAAATGTGCTCGAGTTCAGCTGATTAAGAACGGGAAGAAGATTGCAGCTTTTGTACCAAATGATGGTTGCTTGAACTATATTGAGGAGAAT GATGAAGTGCTGATTGCAGGATTTGGACGAAAGGGGCATGCTGTTGGTGATATTCCCGGAGTCAGGTTTAAGGTTGTGAAGGTATCAGGGGTGTCTCTTTTGGCCCTCTTCaaggagaagaaggagaagCCAAGGTCTTGA
- the LOC115953270 gene encoding uncharacterized protein LOC115953270: MQLGALPKQHVKWTPPPSTSLKINFDGAVFHETDEAGLGVVVHDHQGRVMASMSEKTKLPSSSDEVEALATVRTISFALELHLPSVIVEGDSELIISALRSREESFTSFGHLISSIKQSLEIFSYISFLHTRRSGNSLAHNLAQYARHINALTVWMEDVPP; encoded by the coding sequence ATGCAATTAGGTGCCTTGCCAAAACAGCACGTCAAATGGACCCCTCCACCGTCAACGAGCTTGAAGATCAACTTCGATGGTGCCGTATTCCATGAGACAGATGAAGCGGGGCTGGGAGTTGTTGTTCATGACCACCAGGGAAGGGTGATGGCCTCCATGTCCGAAAAAACCAAGTTACCATCTTCCTCAGACGAAGTGGAAGCGTTGGCAACAGTGAGAACCATCTCTTTCGCTCTTGAACTCCATCTACCCTCTGTTATTGTCGAGGGAGATTCGGAGTTGATTATTTCAGCCTTACGAAGTAGGGAGGAGTCCTTTACTTCCTTTGGCCATTTGATTTCCTCTATTAAACAAAGTCTggaaattttttcttatatttcttttttgcacaCCCGTAGGTCGGGTAATTCTCTAGCTCATAATTTAGCTCAGTACGCTAGACATATTAATGCTCTTAcagtgtggatggaggatgttccaccatAA
- the LOC115988965 gene encoding interactor of constitutive active ROPs 3 isoform X1: MQTPKARSGSSEVPQKVSPRAVRQLKPTAVETDVATASAQTSRAPKDRSPKVVERRSPRSPVTEKKRPSRISELETQVSHLQEELKKAKDQLSSSELWKQQSQQDAEESKNKLLAVSSELEESQLQLQELSASEEARVVELQKISKERDQAWQSELEAVQRQNSVDSAALASAMNEIQQLRVQLGMVAESGSAQTKNKESANEELESLKANLAETLSLVANMKNQLQDCKESEAQAQALVGETLLQLETARQTVEVLKSDSMKSMEAYNSVASELDQSRARVNFLEELVSKLEAGLKNISGDVSQDPAGDHNIELELGKDQETGESIKIKAELHSLKSEVARLRSALEIAESKYHEEQIRSTVQIRSAYELVEQIKSGSSLREAALEAELKKKKADVEELKANLMDKETELQGISEENEGLNLKLEKSLSCQREYELEKELKKLNERVSELRANLMDKETELQSISEENEMLKLEIKKREMDRGKANDHVVAEVEAAKAAEREALMKLGIVMEEADKSNRRAARVTEQLEATQAANSEMEAELRRLKVQSDQWRKAAEAAAAMISAGNNGKFMERTASLDSNYNSIAGKMGSPYSEDMEDDLLKKKNGNMLKKIGVLWKKPQK; this comes from the exons ATGCAGACCCCAAAAGCAAG AAGTGGCTCCTCAGAGGTGCCTCAGAAGGTTTCTCCTCGAGCTGTACGCCAACTCAAGCCAACTGCAGTAGAGACTGATGTTGCAACTGCTTCAGCTCAGACTAGTAGAGCACCTAAAGATAGAAGCCCAAAAGTTGTTGAGCGTAGGTCACCCAGAAGCCCAGTGACTGAG AAGAAGCGCCCAAGCAGAATATCTGAATTGGAAACCCAGGTTTCTCATCTTCAGGAGGAACTGAAGAAGGCAAAGGACCAGCTGAGTTCTTCTGAATTATGGAAGCAGCAATCCCAGCAAGATGCTGAGGAGTCCAAAAACAAACTATTGGCTGTGTCTTCAGAGCTTGAAGAGTCCCAGCTGCAGCTTCAGGAGCTGTCTGCTTCTGAGGAAGCCCGTGTTGTTGAGCTACAAAAGATCTCAAAAGAAAGGGATCAAGCATGGCAGTCCGAGCTCGAGGCTGTCCAGAGGCAGAACTCAGTCGACTCAGCCGCATTGGCCTCTGCCATGAATGAGATTCAGCAACTTAGGGTCCAGCTTGGAATGGTAGCTGAATCTGGTTCTGCACAAACCAAGAACAAAGAATCAGCAAATGAAGAGCTTGAGAGCTTGAAAGCAAACCTTGCTGAAACTCTTTCTCTTGTGGCTAACATGAAAAACCAACTACAGGACTGCAAAGAATCAGAAGCTCAGGCACAAGCACTGGTTGGTGAAACTCTGCTGCAACTGGAAACTGCTAGACAAACTGTAGAGGTGCTCAAATCAGATAGCATGAAATCCATGGAAGCTTACAACTCTGTTGCCTCAGAGTTAGACCAGTCAAGGGCACGGGTGAATTTCCTAGAAGAACTTGTTAGCAAGCTTGAAGCAGGCCTAAAAAATATTAGTGGCGATGTTTCTCAAGATCCTGCAGGTGATCATAACATTGAGCTGGAACTTGGAAAAGATCAAGAGACAGGGGAATCAATCAAGATTAAAGCAGAACTTCACTCTTTGAAGTCTGAGGTAGCTCGACTAAGATCTGCTTTAGAAATTGCTGAGAGCAAATACCATGAAGAACAAATTCGGAGCACAGTGCAGATAAGAAGTGCTTATGAACTTGTGGAGCAGATAAAATCTGGATCAAGTCTAAGAGAGGCTGCACTGGAGGCagaactaaagaaaaagaaagctgaTGTTGAGGAGTTAAAAGCAAACCTGATGGATAAAGAAACTGAATTACAGGGTATTTCAGAGGAGAATGAGGGGTTGAATTTGAAGCTTGAGAAGAGCTTGTCATGCCAGAGGGAATATGAACTGGAAAAGGAGCTGAAGAAATTAAATGAACGTGTTTCAGAGTTGAGGGCCAATCTGATGGATAAGGAGACAGAATTGCAGAGTATATCAGAGGAAAATGAAATGCTGAAACTGGAAATCAAGAAAAGGGAAATGGACAGGGGTAAAGCGAATGATCATGTGGTTGCAGAAGTAGAGGCAGCAAAGGCTGCAGAGCGAGAGGCTCTTATGAAACTTGGAATAGTGATGGAGGAAGCAGATAAGTCCAACAGGAGGGCAGCGAGGGTGACTGAGCAGCTAGAGGCAACACAAGCAGCAAATTCAGAAATGGAGGCTGAGTTGAGAAGGCTAAAGGTGCAGTCTGACCAGTGGAGGAAGGCTGCTGAGGCAGCTGCGGCCATGATTTCAGCTGGGAATAATGGGAAGTTCATGGAGAGAACTGCATCATTGGACAGCAACTATAATTCCATTGCAGGGAAGATGGGCTCACCTTACTCCGAAGACATGGAAGATGAtttactgaagaaaaaaaatggtaacatGCTGAAGAAGATTGGAGTGCTGTGGAAGAAGCCACAGAAATAG
- the LOC115988965 gene encoding interactor of constitutive active ROPs 3 isoform X2, with the protein MFCASPGSDLSLFDKCLKKRPSRISELETQVSHLQEELKKAKDQLSSSELWKQQSQQDAEESKNKLLAVSSELEESQLQLQELSASEEARVVELQKISKERDQAWQSELEAVQRQNSVDSAALASAMNEIQQLRVQLGMVAESGSAQTKNKESANEELESLKANLAETLSLVANMKNQLQDCKESEAQAQALVGETLLQLETARQTVEVLKSDSMKSMEAYNSVASELDQSRARVNFLEELVSKLEAGLKNISGDVSQDPAGDHNIELELGKDQETGESIKIKAELHSLKSEVARLRSALEIAESKYHEEQIRSTVQIRSAYELVEQIKSGSSLREAALEAELKKKKADVEELKANLMDKETELQGISEENEGLNLKLEKSLSCQREYELEKELKKLNERVSELRANLMDKETELQSISEENEMLKLEIKKREMDRGKANDHVVAEVEAAKAAEREALMKLGIVMEEADKSNRRAARVTEQLEATQAANSEMEAELRRLKVQSDQWRKAAEAAAAMISAGNNGKFMERTASLDSNYNSIAGKMGSPYSEDMEDDLLKKKNGNMLKKIGVLWKKPQK; encoded by the exons ATGTTTTGTGCAAGCCCTGGCTCGgacctctctctctttgataaATGCTTG AAGAAGCGCCCAAGCAGAATATCTGAATTGGAAACCCAGGTTTCTCATCTTCAGGAGGAACTGAAGAAGGCAAAGGACCAGCTGAGTTCTTCTGAATTATGGAAGCAGCAATCCCAGCAAGATGCTGAGGAGTCCAAAAACAAACTATTGGCTGTGTCTTCAGAGCTTGAAGAGTCCCAGCTGCAGCTTCAGGAGCTGTCTGCTTCTGAGGAAGCCCGTGTTGTTGAGCTACAAAAGATCTCAAAAGAAAGGGATCAAGCATGGCAGTCCGAGCTCGAGGCTGTCCAGAGGCAGAACTCAGTCGACTCAGCCGCATTGGCCTCTGCCATGAATGAGATTCAGCAACTTAGGGTCCAGCTTGGAATGGTAGCTGAATCTGGTTCTGCACAAACCAAGAACAAAGAATCAGCAAATGAAGAGCTTGAGAGCTTGAAAGCAAACCTTGCTGAAACTCTTTCTCTTGTGGCTAACATGAAAAACCAACTACAGGACTGCAAAGAATCAGAAGCTCAGGCACAAGCACTGGTTGGTGAAACTCTGCTGCAACTGGAAACTGCTAGACAAACTGTAGAGGTGCTCAAATCAGATAGCATGAAATCCATGGAAGCTTACAACTCTGTTGCCTCAGAGTTAGACCAGTCAAGGGCACGGGTGAATTTCCTAGAAGAACTTGTTAGCAAGCTTGAAGCAGGCCTAAAAAATATTAGTGGCGATGTTTCTCAAGATCCTGCAGGTGATCATAACATTGAGCTGGAACTTGGAAAAGATCAAGAGACAGGGGAATCAATCAAGATTAAAGCAGAACTTCACTCTTTGAAGTCTGAGGTAGCTCGACTAAGATCTGCTTTAGAAATTGCTGAGAGCAAATACCATGAAGAACAAATTCGGAGCACAGTGCAGATAAGAAGTGCTTATGAACTTGTGGAGCAGATAAAATCTGGATCAAGTCTAAGAGAGGCTGCACTGGAGGCagaactaaagaaaaagaaagctgaTGTTGAGGAGTTAAAAGCAAACCTGATGGATAAAGAAACTGAATTACAGGGTATTTCAGAGGAGAATGAGGGGTTGAATTTGAAGCTTGAGAAGAGCTTGTCATGCCAGAGGGAATATGAACTGGAAAAGGAGCTGAAGAAATTAAATGAACGTGTTTCAGAGTTGAGGGCCAATCTGATGGATAAGGAGACAGAATTGCAGAGTATATCAGAGGAAAATGAAATGCTGAAACTGGAAATCAAGAAAAGGGAAATGGACAGGGGTAAAGCGAATGATCATGTGGTTGCAGAAGTAGAGGCAGCAAAGGCTGCAGAGCGAGAGGCTCTTATGAAACTTGGAATAGTGATGGAGGAAGCAGATAAGTCCAACAGGAGGGCAGCGAGGGTGACTGAGCAGCTAGAGGCAACACAAGCAGCAAATTCAGAAATGGAGGCTGAGTTGAGAAGGCTAAAGGTGCAGTCTGACCAGTGGAGGAAGGCTGCTGAGGCAGCTGCGGCCATGATTTCAGCTGGGAATAATGGGAAGTTCATGGAGAGAACTGCATCATTGGACAGCAACTATAATTCCATTGCAGGGAAGATGGGCTCACCTTACTCCGAAGACATGGAAGATGAtttactgaagaaaaaaaatggtaacatGCTGAAGAAGATTGGAGTGCTGTGGAAGAAGCCACAGAAATAG